One window from the genome of Phormidium ambiguum IAM M-71 encodes:
- a CDS encoding YcjF family protein: MRLPKLLALVAALTVVLGLMIWLVNSIYQLYINIAWSAPPLLANVVVLLLIVLLALLITALIYYGVMFWRFPKGSLRESQNQQKRRKPKIKLPEAKTEAAAENLRAIKKQVKQIEDEVSRQALLSRSREIETNLSKKNLQVVIFGTGSSGKTSLINALIGRMVGTVSAPMGTTEVGETYELKLKGLEREILITDTPGILEAGVAGTEREQLARKLATEADLLLFVVENDLLQSEFVPLKALAEIGKRNILVLNKIDLYTDEDKEKILARLRERIRTFISPSDVVTVSANPRTVKLETGEIIQPEPDVMPLIRRLANILRAEGDDLMADNILLQSQRLGEEARKLIDAQRRRQADKVVERYQWISAGVIAVTPLPVVDLLATVAVNAQMVVEIGKIYGCDLNMERGRDLALSLGKTLASLGIVKGAIELVSRALQLNIATYLVGKAIQGVSAAYLTRIAGKSFIEYFRQNQDWGDGGISEVVQRQFELNKKDEFVKAFVQEAIAKVVQPLTQNPPQETEIEYQEVADEEEEVEETKIPPYEYVDDWTNSSPKREDW, from the coding sequence ATGCGACTGCCTAAACTTCTCGCTTTAGTAGCTGCTCTTACTGTAGTCTTAGGGCTGATGATTTGGTTAGTTAATTCCATTTATCAGCTTTATATTAATATTGCTTGGTCTGCGCCGCCTTTGTTGGCTAATGTGGTGGTGTTGCTGCTGATAGTGCTGCTGGCGTTGCTGATTACGGCTCTTATTTATTATGGGGTGATGTTTTGGCGATTCCCGAAGGGATCGCTTCGCGAATCGCAAAATCAACAAAAGCGTCGCAAACCAAAAATTAAACTTCCCGAAGCAAAAACCGAAGCAGCAGCAGAAAATCTCCGCGCCATCAAAAAACAAGTCAAACAAATAGAAGACGAAGTTTCTCGACAAGCTTTACTCAGTCGTTCGCGGGAAATTGAAACTAATTTATCTAAAAAAAACCTCCAAGTTGTCATATTTGGCACAGGTTCATCGGGCAAAACTTCCTTAATAAATGCCTTAATAGGCAGAATGGTAGGCACAGTTAGTGCGCCAATGGGAACTACAGAAGTTGGCGAAACTTACGAATTAAAATTAAAAGGTTTAGAACGGGAAATTTTAATTACCGATACCCCAGGAATTTTAGAAGCGGGAGTTGCGGGAACAGAACGAGAACAACTAGCACGTAAATTAGCAACCGAGGCAGATTTACTATTATTTGTAGTCGAAAACGATCTCCTGCAATCCGAATTTGTTCCGTTAAAAGCCTTAGCAGAAATTGGTAAACGCAATATTTTAGTTTTAAACAAAATCGACCTTTATACCGACGAGGATAAAGAAAAGATTTTGGCGCGACTTCGGGAAAGAATCAGAACTTTTATTTCTCCTTCTGATGTGGTTACGGTGTCAGCAAATCCCCGCACCGTTAAGTTAGAAACAGGGGAAATTATTCAACCTGAACCTGATGTTATGCCATTAATTCGTCGGTTAGCAAATATTTTACGAGCAGAAGGCGATGATTTAATGGCGGATAATATTTTATTACAATCGCAACGTTTAGGAGAAGAAGCCAGAAAATTAATTGATGCTCAACGTCGTCGTCAAGCTGATAAAGTTGTAGAACGGTATCAATGGATAAGCGCCGGAGTAATTGCGGTAACACCTTTGCCAGTGGTAGATTTGCTAGCGACGGTGGCAGTAAATGCCCAAATGGTAGTAGAAATTGGCAAGATTTATGGCTGTGATTTGAATATGGAACGAGGGAGAGATTTGGCGCTTTCTTTAGGCAAAACTCTCGCCAGTTTGGGCATAGTTAAAGGGGCAATTGAATTAGTTTCTAGAGCATTACAATTAAACATTGCTACTTATTTAGTTGGTAAAGCAATTCAAGGCGTAAGTGCTGCTTATTTAACTCGCATTGCTGGAAAGAGTTTTATTGAATATTTTCGCCAAAATCAAGATTGGGGCGATGGGGGAATTTCGGAAGTTGTGCAAAGGCAATTTGAGTTGAATAAAAAAGATGAATTTGTCAAAGCTTTTGTCCAAGAAGCTATTGCCAAAGTCGTCCAACCATTAACCCAAAATCCTCCGCAAGAAACAGAAATAGAATATCAAGAAGTAGCAGATGAAGAGGAAGAAGTAGAAGAAACCAAAATCCCACCTTACGAATATGTAGATGATTGGACTAACTCATCGCCAAAGCGAGAAGATTGGTAA
- a CDS encoding fasciclin domain-containing protein: MADLVETATQAKSFKTLLTVVEAAGLVDVLKNPEPKTVFAPTDEAFAKIPATTLASLMEDTAKLKRIIMYHVVSGDVRSDDLIQINEAPTLEGSVLAIDSSDGVKVNDANVLKQDILTDNGVIHTIDKVLMPALVAVE, encoded by the coding sequence ATGGCTGACCTTGTAGAAACTGCTACTCAAGCTAAATCTTTCAAAACTTTATTAACTGTAGTGGAAGCAGCAGGATTAGTAGATGTACTTAAAAATCCTGAACCCAAGACCGTTTTTGCGCCGACTGATGAAGCATTTGCTAAAATTCCTGCCACTACTTTAGCTTCTTTGATGGAAGACACTGCCAAACTGAAGCGAATTATCATGTATCACGTTGTATCTGGAGATGTTAGGTCAGATGACCTCATCCAAATCAATGAAGCACCTACTTTGGAAGGGTCAGTATTAGCTATTGATTCTTCAGATGGTGTAAAAGTGAATGATGCCAATGTTTTAAAACAAGATATTCTCACAGATAATGGCGTTATTCACACAATTGATAAAGTGTTAATGCCTGCATTGGTAGCTGTTGAATAA
- a CDS encoding DUF433 domain-containing protein, whose amino-acid sequence MENILLKRITLDANICHGKPCIRGLRYPVEFILELLSSGMSIEEILDDYDDLERDDILAALLFATRLTQVKSIYKVV is encoded by the coding sequence ATGGAAAACATTCTTTTAAAGAGAATTACACTAGATGCAAATATCTGTCACGGCAAACCATGTATTCGAGGACTTCGCTATCCAGTGGAATTTATTCTGGAATTACTAAGTTCTGGAATGAGCATTGAAGAAATTTTAGACGATTATGATGATTTAGAACGAGATGATATTCTCGCTGCTTTACTATTTGCCACTCGACTAACCCAGGTAAAAAGCATTTATAAAGTAGTGTAA
- a CDS encoding DUF5615 family PIN-like protein, whose product MKFLVDAQLPARLARVLQSMGYDTIHTKDLPLQNATQDTEINTLSVQESRIVITKDRDFFDSFIIRQEPYKLLLVTTGNITNNELVELFAKNLPQLVQLFQQHSLIEINRNAIAVHQ is encoded by the coding sequence ATGAAATTTTTAGTAGACGCACAATTACCAGCGCGTTTAGCTCGCGTTTTGCAATCAATGGGCTATGATACAATTCATACTAAAGATTTGCCTCTGCAAAACGCTACTCAAGATACAGAAATTAATACTCTTTCTGTCCAAGAAAGTCGCATTGTTATTACTAAAGATAGAGACTTTTTTGATTCGTTTATAATTCGACAAGAACCTTATAAGTTATTGCTAGTTACTACCGGGAACATCACCAACAATGAACTTGTGGAATTATTTGCCAAAAATTTACCACAGTTAGTCCAACTATTTCAGCAACACTCATTGATAGAAATAAATCGAAATGCGATCGCAGTTCATCAGTAG
- a CDS encoding glycoside hydrolase family 13 protein, protein MQINTPDWVKHAVFYQIFPDRFARSKQPRKRLLKNASWEAWDDMPTLQGYKGGDLWGVIEQLDYLQDLGINAVYFTPIFQSASNHRYHTHDYYQVDPMLGGNPAFQELLDAAHKRDIKVVLDGVFNHSSRGFFFFHDVLENGPHSPWVDWFKIEGWPVSAYNGEYPANYEGWAGNRALPVFNHDNPEVREYIMEIAEYWIKFGIDGWRLDVPFEIKTPGFWQEFRDRVKAINPEAYIVGEVWGDSREWLDGTQFDGVMNYLFAAPTIAFAAGDRVDINQVQDRSYEPYPPLFAKEYGEKIEYLLKLYPWEIQLTQLNLLASHDTARLISIAQGDKASVELSTVLLLTFPGAPSIYYGDEVGLPGKLDPDSRRGFPMEAHWDVYVLKYHQKLIALRHKYPCLRTGSYQVLYAEGTVYVFARILGNEELIVAVNVGTSEANPSFEVTALQSQPSQLLYGEADINWSETAENYQQLTLSLPPRTACILGPID, encoded by the coding sequence ATGCAGATTAATACTCCAGATTGGGTTAAACACGCAGTTTTTTATCAAATTTTTCCGGATCGGTTTGCTCGCAGTAAACAACCTCGCAAGCGTCTATTAAAAAATGCTTCCTGGGAAGCTTGGGACGATATGCCAACATTGCAAGGTTACAAAGGTGGCGATTTGTGGGGTGTAATTGAACAGTTGGATTACTTACAGGATTTGGGCATTAATGCTGTATACTTTACCCCCATTTTTCAATCTGCCAGTAACCACCGTTATCATACCCATGATTACTACCAAGTAGATCCAATGTTGGGGGGAAATCCGGCTTTTCAAGAATTATTAGATGCTGCCCACAAACGGGATATTAAAGTTGTATTGGACGGGGTTTTTAATCATTCTAGTCGTGGCTTTTTCTTCTTTCATGATGTGTTAGAAAATGGCCCTCATTCTCCTTGGGTGGATTGGTTTAAAATTGAAGGATGGCCTGTATCTGCTTACAATGGAGAGTATCCAGCAAATTATGAGGGTTGGGCAGGAAATCGCGCTTTGCCAGTGTTTAATCATGACAATCCTGAAGTGCGAGAATACATTATGGAAATTGCCGAATATTGGATTAAATTCGGTATTGATGGCTGGCGATTGGATGTACCTTTTGAAATAAAAACTCCAGGTTTTTGGCAAGAATTCCGCGATCGCGTTAAAGCCATTAACCCCGAAGCTTACATTGTGGGCGAAGTTTGGGGAGACTCCCGCGAATGGTTAGATGGAACTCAATTTGATGGAGTAATGAATTACTTATTTGCTGCGCCAACCATTGCTTTTGCAGCTGGCGATCGCGTAGACATTAATCAAGTACAAGACCGTTCTTACGAGCCTTACCCGCCTTTATTTGCCAAAGAATATGGCGAAAAAATTGAATATTTGCTGAAACTTTACCCTTGGGAAATTCAACTAACTCAACTTAATTTATTAGCCAGTCATGACACAGCAAGATTAATTTCCATTGCCCAAGGTGATAAAGCTAGCGTAGAATTATCAACCGTTTTATTATTAACATTTCCCGGTGCCCCCAGCATTTATTACGGTGATGAAGTTGGCTTACCTGGAAAATTAGACCCCGACTCGCGGCGCGGTTTTCCAATGGAAGCACACTGGGATGTTTACGTTCTCAAATATCACCAAAAACTCATCGCTTTACGTCACAAATACCCCTGCCTTCGCACAGGTTCTTATCAAGTCTTGTACGCAGAAGGAACGGTTTACGTATTTGCCAGAATCTTGGGAAATGAGGAATTAATTGTTGCTGTTAATGTGGGTACTTCAGAGGCAAATCCCAGCTTTGAAGTAACAGCTTTGCAATCTCAACCCAGCCAATTATTATATGGTGAAGCTGATATTAATTGGAGTGAAACAGCGGAAAATTATCAGCAACTAACTTTGAGTTTACCTCCCAGAACTGCTTGCATTTTAGGCCCAATTGACTAA
- a CDS encoding ABC transporter ATP-binding protein: MDSATDLSGEEITLARQPVVQTYELGKVYRTGFWLNQKIESLKSCTLTVYEGETFGLLGQNGAGKTTLLKTLLGIARPTSGRGLILGKPLGDRIVKQRIGYLPENAYYYDFLTGWEFLQMIAGLFQIPKEIQKQRIPQLLEMVGLAQSAAKKKQLRQYSKGMLQRIGMAQALINDPELVFLDEPMSGLDPMGRYQIREIISSLKAAGKTIFFNSHVLSDVEKICDRIAILAQGEIICLGSLDELLGTADTYYIKGKGGKLDILKKWLPDLEFVSEGIGSTDEAWQGHVKGDLQDFLSSLRLMQAQIITLNLARPTLEEFFMEQLEKRGITFSS; this comes from the coding sequence ATGGATTCTGCTACAGATTTGTCCGGGGAAGAAATTACACTTGCACGCCAGCCAGTTGTGCAAACATACGAATTAGGAAAAGTTTACCGCACAGGCTTTTGGCTAAATCAAAAAATCGAATCCTTAAAAAGTTGTACATTGACGGTTTATGAAGGCGAAACTTTTGGTTTATTGGGACAGAATGGCGCAGGAAAAACTACACTGTTAAAAACTTTACTAGGTATTGCCCGTCCGACTTCTGGGCGCGGTTTAATATTAGGAAAACCTTTGGGCGATCGCATTGTCAAACAACGGATTGGTTATTTGCCTGAAAATGCCTATTATTATGACTTTCTAACAGGTTGGGAATTTTTGCAAATGATTGCCGGACTTTTCCAAATTCCTAAAGAAATTCAAAAGCAACGCATTCCCCAACTGTTAGAAATGGTGGGACTTGCCCAGTCAGCAGCGAAAAAAAAGCAACTGCGACAATATTCTAAAGGAATGTTGCAACGAATTGGTATGGCGCAAGCTTTAATTAATGACCCGGAATTGGTATTTTTAGATGAACCAATGTCCGGTTTAGATCCGATGGGACGCTACCAAATTCGAGAGATTATCTCATCTTTAAAAGCGGCGGGAAAAACCATATTTTTTAATAGTCATGTGTTATCAGATGTGGAGAAAATTTGCGATCGCATTGCCATACTAGCGCAAGGTGAAATAATTTGCCTCGGCTCTTTGGATGAACTTTTGGGAACCGCCGACACTTATTACATTAAAGGTAAAGGTGGTAAGTTAGACATCCTCAAAAAATGGCTACCAGATTTAGAATTTGTGTCTGAAGGAATAGGTAGCACAGATGAAGCTTGGCAAGGTCACGTAAAAGGGGATTTACAAGATTTTCTCTCTAGTTTGCGCCTGATGCAAGCTCAAATTATCACCTTAAATTTAGCGCGTCCTACTTTAGAGGAATTTTTTATGGAACAATTGGAAAAAAGAGGTATAACTTTCAGCAGTTAA
- a CDS encoding fasciclin domain-containing protein, with the protein MANILETAAKFGNFRTLVEAIKVSGLTDTLKDVGPFTIFAPTDEAFDKLPTGTIDKLLSDIPQLTKILTYHIIEGKVMSEDVAKLDQTTTFEGSDLKIHNNGGVMVGDAAIVQSDLEADNGVIHVIDTVLIPQ; encoded by the coding sequence ATGGCAAACATTTTAGAAACAGCTGCTAAATTTGGGAATTTTCGTACTTTAGTAGAAGCCATAAAAGTTAGTGGTTTAACTGATACTTTGAAAGACGTTGGCCCTTTTACTATTTTTGCGCCAACTGATGAAGCTTTCGACAAATTGCCTACAGGAACTATAGATAAATTGTTGAGTGATATTCCGCAGTTAACCAAGATTCTGACATATCACATTATTGAAGGCAAAGTAATGTCAGAAGATGTGGCAAAACTAGATCAAACTACCACATTTGAAGGTTCAGATTTGAAAATTCATAATAATGGTGGTGTGATGGTTGGTGATGCTGCGATCGTTCAGTCGGATTTAGAAGCTGATAACGGTGTCATTCATGTAATAGACACTGTTTTAATTCCGCAATAA
- a CDS encoding putative 2-dehydropantoate 2-reductase translates to MANQFVYNSFQLSYAVVGTGALGGYYGACLQKSGLNVHFLLHTDYEYVSQHGLVVESKNGDFNLPHVQAYSDASKMPACDVVIVALKTTQNYLLPQILPNLLKDNGVVLLLQNGLCVEDDIAKIVGNERVMGGLCFLCSNKVAPGHIRHLDYGEIKIAEYTDNYQVAGITKRMEQIASDFERAGIKMELVEDLLLARWQKLVWNIPYNGLSVVLDARTDELMNNPDTRSLVEELMWEVVAGAKSCDRTIPKTFVETMLQYTDKMKPYRTSMKIDYDEKRPLEVETMFGNPLKFAQQRGANLPKITMIYQQLKFLDNRNCSYTNSL, encoded by the coding sequence ATGGCTAATCAATTTGTTTACAATTCTTTTCAACTTAGTTATGCGGTTGTAGGAACAGGTGCCCTTGGTGGATATTACGGTGCTTGTTTACAAAAATCTGGTTTAAATGTTCATTTTTTACTACATACTGATTATGAATATGTTAGTCAACACGGCTTAGTAGTTGAATCAAAAAATGGTGACTTTAATTTACCTCATGTGCAAGCTTATTCTGACGCTAGTAAAATGCCAGCTTGCGATGTAGTAATTGTGGCTTTAAAAACCACTCAAAATTATTTATTACCGCAAATTTTACCCAACTTATTAAAAGATAATGGAGTGGTTTTATTATTACAAAATGGACTCTGTGTAGAGGATGATATTGCTAAAATTGTAGGTAACGAAAGGGTAATGGGCGGACTATGTTTTCTCTGTTCCAATAAAGTAGCCCCTGGACATATTCGACATTTAGATTATGGTGAAATTAAAATTGCCGAATATACTGATAATTATCAAGTTGCTGGAATTACTAAAAGAATGGAGCAAATTGCCAGTGATTTTGAACGTGCAGGAATTAAAATGGAATTAGTGGAAGATTTGCTATTAGCACGTTGGCAAAAATTAGTTTGGAATATTCCTTATAATGGACTTTCTGTAGTTCTGGATGCAAGAACTGATGAATTAATGAATAATCCTGATACTCGCAGTTTAGTTGAAGAGTTAATGTGGGAAGTTGTAGCCGGGGCGAAAAGTTGCGATCGCACAATCCCCAAAACCTTCGTAGAAACCATGTTACAGTACACAGATAAAATGAAACCTTACCGCACCAGCATGAAAATTGACTACGATGAAAAGCGCCCTTTAGAAGTAGAAACCATGTTTGGTAATCCCTTAAAATTTGCCCAACAAAGAGGCGCAAATTTACCAAAAATCACCATGATTTACCAACAATTAAAGTTTTTGGATAATCGAAATTGTAGTTATACCAATTCTCTGTAA
- a CDS encoding TraX family protein, translated as MSETVGKLNIQKLTAFDIKLIAFSLMIIDHVGRLFFPQAAIFIILGRLSFPLFAWLAAQGEKHTSDIKKYLLRLIIWGIIAQPIYAKFYYLVFSVPSELNILFALALGVITIRCTKLVESKLWKFLIVLGFMIIASLLPIEGRLSSLITIYLMSIIDLQSAKWWLFFVGYRLFFIYINQWSYVELFSIASLGIIALYNGEKGGGDRPFYKWFYLFYPLHLGVLLGIKLWLNSKMN; from the coding sequence ATGTCTGAAACTGTTGGTAAATTAAACATTCAAAAACTCACAGCTTTTGATATTAAGCTGATAGCCTTCTCCTTAATGATTATCGATCATGTAGGAAGGCTATTTTTTCCCCAAGCAGCTATTTTTATTATTTTAGGAAGGCTGAGTTTTCCCTTATTTGCTTGGTTAGCAGCACAAGGAGAGAAACATACATCTGATATTAAAAAATACCTGTTGAGATTAATTATTTGGGGAATTATTGCTCAACCCATTTATGCAAAATTTTACTATTTAGTTTTTTCTGTACCCAGCGAACTAAATATATTATTTGCGCTTGCTTTGGGAGTGATAACTATTCGTTGCACGAAATTAGTTGAATCAAAGCTTTGGAAGTTTTTAATTGTTCTTGGTTTCATGATAATTGCTTCTTTGTTGCCTATTGAAGGGAGGCTATCATCATTAATTACAATTTATTTAATGTCAATTATCGACTTACAAAGTGCTAAATGGTGGTTGTTTTTTGTTGGTTATCGTTTATTTTTTATCTATATTAATCAATGGAGTTATGTAGAGTTATTTAGTATAGCGTCTTTAGGTATAATAGCTTTATATAATGGTGAAAAAGGTGGAGGCGATCGACCTTTTTATAAATGGTTTTACCTTTTCTATCCACTGCATTTAGGAGTTTTGCTTGGAATTAAATTGTGGTTAAATTCAAAGATGAATTAA
- a CDS encoding phosphoribulokinase, which yields MNNRPIILGIVGDSAAGKTTLTRGIAQVLGEENVTVICTDDYHRYDRTQRAELGITALHPDCNYLDIMQQHLSLLRTGQPILKPVYSHKTGTFEPPQYIKPQKFVIVEGLLGYSTRGCRDCFDVKVYLAPPESLRAKWKIKRDTMKRGYSPEQVLAELEKREPDSENYIRPQRKSADIVVTFYPPNNDIEEDNSRLNVRLVLRPTIPHPDFIKIIELSDSGHDSAVRLGLDRDMGKPVDVLEIDSHATAEQVSKLEKVLCHEMPDLFPHCSLGGNLELGKITGTTDEILQSYPLALTQLLISFHTLKATHVHHF from the coding sequence ATGAACAATCGTCCTATTATCCTTGGAATTGTTGGTGATAGCGCCGCCGGAAAAACAACTTTAACTAGAGGAATTGCCCAGGTTTTGGGAGAGGAAAATGTTACAGTTATCTGTACTGATGATTATCATCGTTACGATCGCACTCAGCGTGCAGAGTTAGGGATTACAGCTTTGCATCCTGACTGCAATTATTTAGATATTATGCAGCAGCATTTATCACTGTTGCGAACAGGACAACCGATTCTAAAACCAGTTTACAGTCACAAGACAGGAACTTTTGAACCACCACAATATATTAAACCTCAAAAATTTGTAATTGTCGAAGGATTGTTGGGTTATTCTACTCGTGGTTGTCGTGATTGTTTTGATGTTAAAGTTTACTTAGCGCCGCCAGAATCTTTGCGTGCTAAATGGAAAATTAAGCGGGATACAATGAAGCGGGGTTACTCGCCGGAACAAGTTTTAGCAGAGTTAGAAAAGCGCGAACCAGACTCAGAAAATTATATTCGTCCTCAGCGGAAATCGGCAGATATAGTTGTAACTTTTTATCCTCCAAATAATGATATTGAAGAGGATAATTCTCGCTTGAATGTACGTTTGGTACTCAGACCTACTATTCCCCATCCCGATTTTATTAAAATTATAGAACTCAGCGATAGTGGGCATGATTCCGCTGTGCGTTTAGGGTTAGATAGGGATATGGGTAAACCAGTTGATGTATTGGAAATTGATAGTCATGCGACTGCGGAACAAGTAAGTAAATTAGAAAAGGTTTTGTGTCATGAAATGCCCGATCTATTTCCACATTGTAGTTTGGGAGGAAATCTTGAATTGGGAAAAATTACCGGAACAACGGATGAAATTTTACAAAGTTATCCTTTAGCTTTGACTCAATTATTAATTTCATTTCATACTTTAAAAGCAACTCACGTTCATCATTTTTAA